From Nitrospirota bacterium:
AGAAAGGGGTAATAACCCACACTCGAGTCCGGATTCGAGCGGTATTCATTGCTTGACATTTTTTTTAATTCAACTAAAGTTGTATATAGATGTAGAAAGCGTGCACCACGGGTCCATACGAGCGACACTACAGTAAACCCGTTGTTATGCCGTACCGGGCATGCGGCACAGGCCATCGCAAACAGCACGGTTAATCATACAGTCTGGCTCCGAAAACCTTTTGCCATGATGCATCAGCAGTGATAGGCTGACGCATCGCTCGTATGCCGTTTCCTGCTGAACCATGACCGGATGCACGCACCGCGGATCGCAGAAAGGGAGGACGCGTGAGGCAGTCATACAGCTTCAGTACCGATCGGCAGCTGCGCATTGCCGAGTGGAACGATGATATCGCTGAGTTTACGGGAAGACCGCCGCTGACGGTCATGGGAAAGCAGTATCACGAGGTGCTCCCGCGGCTCTTCGTCGGCGACGTCGATGCCGTAGCGCTCTCGATGACGAGGAGCGAGGAGATCGTCCTCGAGGGATACGGCTTCGCCTGCCTGCACGGCAGGATCGATGCGGACGTGCGCATCCTTCCGCTCCCCGGCGACCGCGGCGGCATCGACCGGGTGCGGATCGACTTCTCGCCTCACTCGACCTGCCTGATGGCGATCAAGTTCCAGAACCTGCAGCGGCTTATCGATATCGGAAAGATCGCGTCGACGCTGGCCCATGGAGTGCGGAACCCGCTGAACGCCATAAAGGGAGCGGTGGTCCACCTCCGGCAGAAGTATGCCGACGAGCCGACTCTCATCGAGTTCACCAAGATCATGGAGGACGAGATCCAGCGGCTCGACCATTTCATCTCCTCGTTCCTGAGCGCCACCCCTGCGCGGCCGGGCCCCTCCGAAGAGGACATCAACGCGCTGCTGAAGAAGATAGAGGTCTTCACCTCGATGCAGACCCATGCCTACCGCATCGAGACGACCTTCGAGTACGGGAAGGCGCCGCTGCTGCAGGTCGATCCGTTCCAGTTCGAGCAGGCCATTCTCAACATCATCAACAACGCCATCGAAGCGATGCCTTCCGGAGGACGGCTCACCATACGGACGGGGAGGGAGCAGCGGTCGGCTGCCGATGTCGCCGTTGTCGAGATCGCGGATACCGGCCCCGGCATTGCCGAAGAGGGCATCAGCGGGATCACGGCGCCGCTCGGGCAGAGAGGCAGGGGGTTCGGCCTGTTCATCGCCCGTGAGATCGTGCAGTATTACAACGGCCAGCTCGCGATCGAGAGCAAGAAGGACCGGGGGACGACAGTGCGCCTCTATTTCCCGGTGCATATACCGGGAGGCGGGTGATGCACGCGGCTGTGGCGAATCCCGCCGCTGCAAGGGGAAAGGTGCTCATTGTCGACGATGAGCCCAATGCGGTGCGGGTGCTGGCGGCGATACTCGGGGAGGAAGGCTATTCGGTGTTCGAGGCGCACAACGGCGGGGCAGCCGTCGCCCTCATGAACAAAGAGGAGGTGGATGCCGTCATCACCGATATGAAGATGCCCGGCATGGACGGCATGCAGTTTTTCGATCACGCGTCGGAGCACCACCCCGATGTCCCCTTCATCTTCCTCACCGCCTACGGCACCATCGAGTCGGCGGTCAGTACGGTTACCCACGGCGCCTTCTACTACTTCATCAAGCCCCCCGACTATCTGAAGCTGAAGGGTATCCTCGCCAAGGCGGTAGAGCAGCATCGCCTCAAGAGGGAGCTCGAGGCGCTCAGGAAGCAGCTTTCCGCCGGGGAGAATCCCCACCGCATCATCAGCAACGCCCCGGCGATGCTGATGATACTCGAGACTATCAAGGCCATAAAGGACTCGGCGAGCAGCGTCCTCGTCTGCGGGGAGACCGGCACCGGCAAAGAGCTGATCTCCCGCTCGCTGCACTTCAGCAGTACGCGGCGCGACAGGCCCTTCGTTGCGGTCAACTGCGCCGCGATCCCGAAGGAGCTGCTCGAGTCCGAGCTGTTCGGCTACGAGAAAGGCGCCTTCTCCGGCGCCTTTGCCAGGAGAATAGGGAAGTTCGAAGAGGCATCCGGAGGCTCGATCTTCCTGGACGAGCTCGGGGAGCTCGATCTCTCGCTCCAGGCGAAGCTGCTCCGGGTGCTCCAGGAGAAGGAGATCGAGCGGCTCGGCAGCAACCGGAAGCTCAAGGTGGACTTCAGGCTCATCTCCTCGACGAACCGCGACCTCGAGAAAGAGGTGCGCGCAGGCACGTTCAGAGAGGATCTCTTCTACCGGATCAACGTGATGCAGATCGAGGTCCCGCCGCTGAGGGAGCGAAAGGACGATATCCCCCTGCTTGCAACCGAATTCGCCAACGAGTTCTGCATCAGGGAGAATAAGGTGCTGAGCATCGCGGACGAGGTGATGCGCATCTTCGAGAGCTATTCGTGGCCCGGGAACATACGGCAGCTCAAGAACGTGGTCGAGCGCGCGGTGGTGCTCGCGAAGGGAGACCGGATCACCCCGAGGGAGCTGCCCCAGGAGCTGCTCTCCCACCGGAGAGGGGTCGAGTCGCTCACCGCGCTCCAGACGCTGAAACAGCTCGAAGTCCATGCCATAAAGGACGCGCTCCGACGGTGCAACGGAAACAAGTCGAAGGCCGCGCGGGTGCTCGGCATCTCGCGAAAGGCCTTTTACAAGCGGCTGAAAGAATTCCATCTCGCCGAGAGTAACAACTAAGCTGTATCCCTTGGACACACTCCCTCCCGCTTCTGTCCCCGCAGCGCCGTAAAGTGTAGTATTTGGATACACTCTGCACTGCAAACCTTACCGACGGTCCGCCGTTGCTGTTTCCCCCGGATACAGGCGCCGCCTCCCCGCCGCCGCTTGTGCACATCGGTATCCCTGATTTCCCGCGCAAAAGACCTCGTGCATCCGGGCATCAAACTTGCTTCGTTCGTACTAGTCATGCGGGAGAAAAAAATATTGATCATCGACGAAGTGGGGTTCTC
This genomic window contains:
- a CDS encoding ATP-binding protein; protein product: MRQSYSFSTDRQLRIAEWNDDIAEFTGRPPLTVMGKQYHEVLPRLFVGDVDAVALSMTRSEEIVLEGYGFACLHGRIDADVRILPLPGDRGGIDRVRIDFSPHSTCLMAIKFQNLQRLIDIGKIASTLAHGVRNPLNAIKGAVVHLRQKYADEPTLIEFTKIMEDEIQRLDHFISSFLSATPARPGPSEEDINALLKKIEVFTSMQTHAYRIETTFEYGKAPLLQVDPFQFEQAILNIINNAIEAMPSGGRLTIRTGREQRSAADVAVVEIADTGPGIAEEGISGITAPLGQRGRGFGLFIAREIVQYYNGQLAIESKKDRGTTVRLYFPVHIPGGG
- a CDS encoding sigma-54 dependent transcriptional regulator; amino-acid sequence: MHAAVANPAAARGKVLIVDDEPNAVRVLAAILGEEGYSVFEAHNGGAAVALMNKEEVDAVITDMKMPGMDGMQFFDHASEHHPDVPFIFLTAYGTIESAVSTVTHGAFYYFIKPPDYLKLKGILAKAVEQHRLKRELEALRKQLSAGENPHRIISNAPAMLMILETIKAIKDSASSVLVCGETGTGKELISRSLHFSSTRRDRPFVAVNCAAIPKELLESELFGYEKGAFSGAFARRIGKFEEASGGSIFLDELGELDLSLQAKLLRVLQEKEIERLGSNRKLKVDFRLISSTNRDLEKEVRAGTFREDLFYRINVMQIEVPPLRERKDDIPLLATEFANEFCIRENKVLSIADEVMRIFESYSWPGNIRQLKNVVERAVVLAKGDRITPRELPQELLSHRRGVESLTALQTLKQLEVHAIKDALRRCNGNKSKAARVLGISRKAFYKRLKEFHLAESNN